In the Brettanomyces nanus chromosome 1, complete sequence genome, GAAGCGTTGGTAGCATCGAATCTCCCGATGTGGAACTGAATTCGTACAGATTCTTGGAAAACATATGCAGTAGTGCCACGGCACGGATTGCATACGACAACACTCTTCCCCCCTCACGAACTACCCCGAAAACTGTTGGCATCGTGCAATACTTCCTAAATATCTAGATGGATGATAATGAGAACAATGCAACGATCCAGTTGAATTCTAAATTTTTCTCTCAGCTTGAATTAAATTGACTGATTGATTTTCCTTAGATTTAGAGTTcggtttcttcttctttcttcaccaatgaACTTCGCCTACAATCAACGACAAGAACTCGAGAAGCTTATGGGAAAAGATTCTCTAGTGAGTCTTCCGTCCCACCATCATCGCAGTCGGCCGGCACTGCTTACTGATCCAAGAGTTCTTGACAATCCAAGGATTTGTAAGAGTTTCTTGGCAGGAAAATGTCCATACGACATATTCGCGGGAACCAAGGAGAATTTTGGTAGGTGTCCTAGAATACATCGAGAAAGCTACAAGATTCTTTATGAAGAAGCTAAAGCCAAAGGAATAATGATGCCAAATCACAACTTTGAGTTAGACTACATTCAAGACTTGAAACGATTTATTGATGAGTGCAATAGAAAGACGGAACTGGCCGAAAGACGACTAGATTTGAATTCAGAGGATAGGGAAAGTCTAACTAACATTACCACAGAGATGGATGAGTTAGACACCAAGATAGCATTCACCACTCAGGAAATCCAGATGTTGTCAAGAAAGGGGGATTTAGATAAAGCAGTGCAGGTATCCAAGATATTGAAAACATATGTTGGACAAAGGTCCAAAGTAGCCAGGAACTACTCGATAATGTTGGAAAATATTAATCAGAGTGCACAGCAGAAGTTGCAAGTGTGTCGAGACTGTGGTGCGTACCTTTCCAAGTTGGATAACGACCGTAGATTGGTTGAACATTTCACAGGTAAGATCCATTTAGGGTACGTAGAGATGAGAAGTACGTTGCAGGAACTAAAAAGCAAGTATGAAAAGACTAACTGATTTCTATCGGTTGAATTTTCTCTCTTGGTCCAGGGATCTGCTTTTGTTTGGACTGACTCAGTTCAATCATTCCTACTGAGGGTGGAATCATGTTTGCAAAATAGGCAAGGACCGGTCGGATAGGAAGTCTGTAAACATAGGAAAGTAATGTCCGTGAGACTGCATCAAGCAAAAATGTGCTCACGCCAACTATGATAGCCAGGATCAATATTAAGATCACCATGATAAAGAATAGGGGTAATAGACCAATGGCTGCAAGCAACGTTAGTAGAGAATTCGCGGCAACTCTATGATCTATGCTACTTACATGAAATAGCTGCCAAAACGGATAAAGCGGAACCAGCAACAGTGCTTACGAACGTTGCGTAGAGGGTCATCGTGATTAGGAAGGATAGTATCGGAGGTCcgaggataagaagagatatcaGATAGCCGAGCTTAATGGTGTTAGTACAGAAAGTCTAATAGCGAATAGTCATCACACTCACCCCAATAAATTTGTGCGGTAATGAGTTCCTTAGATAGTCAAAAAGTCGATATAGGTTTCTAACAAGTTAGTAAAAGTGAATAGAAGGGAAAAACACAAAGAGGACaaaagaatgaaaaagagcCCTCATTTTCATGTTAAAAATGCTATCaaaattgaagttgaatcaGACATACAGTAGAGCCATATTTCGGTAATTACTATTGATTGGCACAGTCGTATCTGCGATCCAGAGCACAGAGAGAACAGCTTTGTTAACGAGAGCAATGGTGTTGATGCGTGGGATGTAaaagttgttgttgttattCATAATTGCAGATTTATCATtacaagaaggagaagatttaGTGAGACAAGCAGGAAAAC is a window encoding:
- a CDS encoding uncharacterized protein (EggNog:ENOG41) translates to MHIYKILYEEAKAKGIMMPNHNFELDYIQDLKRFIDECNRKTELAERRLDLNSEDRESLTNITTEMDELDTKIAFTTQEIQMLSRKGDLDKAVQVSKILKTYVGQRSKVARNYSIMLENINQSAQQKLQVCRDCGAYLSKLDNDRRLVEHFTGKIHLGYVEMRSTLQELKSKYEKTN